A stretch of DNA from Candidatus Edwardsbacteria bacterium:
TGCTGTTGATCTTCTGTTCCGATTTGGGGCTTAGGATATCCAGCCGGGGATTATCAAGCTTGCGGGACAGATTAAGCACCCGGCTTGGCCAGGGCTGTCCCTCAAATCCGATAGAATCTATGGCGGTAAGGGACCAGTAGATTTTGTCGGTCTTGGGCGGAACCATTTTAAAGCTGTCGGTTGACACCACAGCGTCAGCCAGGACCTCGTTCTGATCAACGTCCTGCCAGACCAGGAGGTGGGCCTTAATATCAGCCGGTTTGCTCCAATGATAGGTGATAGAACGGGTCCGGTCCGGGTTATAAAAGAAAGTATCATTAGCCGCTGGGGATTTGGGGAACGGCGGGGCCGGCAGATCCACCAGGGGTTCCGGCTGTTGTCCGTGCCGGCAACGACACCCCTTGCCCGAAGGTACCTCCTTCTCTATGGAGCCGGCTATCTGCCCCTGCCAGGATACGCTGTTCTCCCATACCGAGAGCAGGGCGGTCCTGTCCGGCCGATGTTCCACAATAAATTCCGTGCCGCGGATGCCGGCTACTGCGGTGGGGGTGGCCACAAAAAAACGATCCTTGCTGTTCCGTAGCTTTGCCACCTTGGAGAGGGTGCGACCCATCAAAAGCTTCAGCTCGGTATCTCCGGCCCCCTCCTTCTCGTCCCAGGCCTGTTTGGTGATTACAATATCCGACCTGGGAAGCACCTTGATCCTGGTTCCGTTGTCGAAGGTGATCTCGGCCCGGCCCAGAGAATCGGTCACTACCTCATCCTGAATGGTGAGCACCTGGTCCAACACCGCCGATTGCCAGCTGCTGATACCCTGCTTGCGGGTAAAAACATTGCCCTGGATATATGTCAAGCGAGCCGTTCTGATCTTAGAAAGGATGGTGATCTCCACCCGGCGGTTTTTAGCCCGGTATTCGGCAGTCAGATTGGGAACCAGCGGAAACAGTTCGCCGTAGCCCTTAGCTACCAGCCGAGAGGCCGGAATACGGTGCCGCGATATCAGACGCCTTCTGACGGCTTCGGCCCGTTGCCGGGAAAGACGCTGGTTGACTCTGGCGCCGCCGACATTGTCGGTGTGCCCGGCAACCTCTATTTTGGCTCCGGAGTTCTTTAAGAATTCCGCCAGGGAGTCCAGGGCTGGGTAGGTCTTGGGATCTATACTGGCCCGCCCGGTTCGGAACTGGATGTTGGAGAATTCAAATTTGATGGCTTGTCCCCAGACCTGGCAGAAAGAAAACAGGATCAGCGCCGGCAGGATTATTTTTTTCATAATAGAGGCCCCCTAATTATTACTTGACCGAATATATCAATATTACAGGAAAATATAA
This window harbors:
- a CDS encoding OmpA family protein, which produces MKKIILPALILFSFCQVWGQAIKFEFSNIQFRTGRASIDPKTYPALDSLAEFLKNSGAKIEVAGHTDNVGGARVNQRLSRQRAEAVRRRLISRHRIPASRLVAKGYGELFPLVPNLTAEYRAKNRRVEITILSKIRTARLTYIQGNVFTRKQGISSWQSAVLDQVLTIQDEVVTDSLGRAEITFDNGTRIKVLPRSDIVITKQAWDEKEGAGDTELKLLMGRTLSKVAKLRNSKDRFFVATPTAVAGIRGTEFIVEHRPDRTALLSVWENSVSWQGQIAGSIEKEVPSGKGCRCRHGQQPEPLVDLPAPPFPKSPAANDTFFYNPDRTRSITYHWSKPADIKAHLLVWQDVDQNEVLADAVVSTDSFKMVPPKTDKIYWSLTAIDSIGFEGQPWPSRVLNLSRKLDNPRLDILSPKSEQKINSNMTLVTGQTDLKALITINGLAVATAQDGGFAQQVKLTPGINNIMITSTDRAGNITSVAFSVVSSPLKRYELQPFGAGIKLLGGDMDFSAIGFIAGAKAAYNINEKYSLGILGGYSEVGARDVTEIPNEYLTSMTLAGAFVKYTFAPGAAVTPYLTAEAGAIMWKNQYSDAILYESNSPFIAIGPGVRFNLKPGIGLQAEGKAGFMANNDPNSGPMDANNLFLVGSFAICFGF